Proteins from one Chelonia mydas isolate rCheMyd1 chromosome 14, rCheMyd1.pri.v2, whole genome shotgun sequence genomic window:
- the LOC102945689 gene encoding L-amino-acid oxidase, which produces MDKFLFLQLFLLVAFPSLESLPGKPKKWEQCFDDPDYDELVDIVKNGLEKKCNSKKVVIVGAGISGLTAAKLLRDAGCKVLILEASGRLGGRIETYRERDWYIDLGPMRLPKHHRIVREFIKQFKLKLNAFYNTDANAWYLVNNVRVRYKDAEKNPDILQYPVHPAEKGKSATQLYEQTLDKVTTDCSALKEKYDSFSTKEYLIKEGNLSRGAIDMIGDLLNEDGRFYMSFLHSVMAHVTFSDTSFDEITGGFDQLSDAFYQHIRGGIQFHSAAVKILTKGDQVRVFYRRANTSVPLSVTADYVLVTATAKAARLIKFSPPLSPLKTHALRSMHYTKDVKIALACTKKFWEKDGIHGGRSITDRPSRFVYYPSHNFPSGLGVILASYTWGDDTEFFIPLSDEKCVDVVLGDLAEIHQVPKDYIRSVCNKYVIKKWGLDRYSMGSYVSFTQYQYVDYAKALFQNEGRIHFSGELTAQPHAWIDTAMKSAVRAARNIHAVINASPKQQQHELKENEL; this is translated from the exons TATTTCTTCAGCTCTTCCTCCTTGTGGCATTCCCAAGCTTGGAGAGCCTGCCTGGCAAACCGAAGAAGTGGGAACAATGCTTCGATGACCCTGACTATGACGAACTGGTGGATATTGTCAAAAACGGATTGGAAAAAAAGTGTAATTCAAAGAAGGTGGTGATTGTTGGGGCAGGAATCAGTGGACTCACAGCTGCCAAATTGTTGAGAGATGCTGGTTGCAAG GTTCTGATTCTGGAAGCCAGTGGCCGCTTGGGAGGACGCATCGAGACCTATCGAGAACGAGATTGGTACATAGATCTGGGACCCATGCGTTTGCCAAAACATCACAG GATTGTGCGTGAATTTATTAAACAATTTAAACTTAAACTGAATGCATTCTATAATACTGATGCGAATGCCTGGTATTTGGTTAACAATGTCAGAGTGAGATATAAAGATGCAGAAAAAAACCCTGATATCTTGCAGTACCCCGTGCACCCTGCAGAGAAGGGAAAATCTGCCACTCAGCTTTATGAGCAGACACTGGATAAG GTGACAACAGACTGCAGTGCTCTGAAAGAGAAATATGATTCCTTTTCCACCAAG GAGTATTTGATTAAAGAAGGAAATTTAAGTAGAGGAGCCATCGACATGATCGGTGACTTGCTGAATGAAGATGGTAGATTTTACATGTCATTTCTTCACTCGGTCATGGCTCATGTTACCTTCTCCGACACGAG TTTTGATGAGATCACGGGGGGATTCGATCAGCTTTCTGATGCTTTCTACCAGCATATTCGTGGGGgtattcagtttcactctgcaGCAGTGAAGATACTAACCAAGGGTGACCAAGTGAGAGTGTTCTACCGTAGGGCAAACACATCGGTCCCCTTATCTGTGACAGCTGACTATGTCCTTGTCACAGCCACGGCAAAAGCCGCACGGCTCATTAAATTTTCTCCACCTCTTTCTCCTCTCAAGACCCATGCCCTGCGCTCCATGCACTACACAAAGGATGTTAAGATTGCTTTGGCCTGTACTAAAAAGTTTTGGGAGAAGGATGGAATCCATGGCGGGAGGTCAATCACGGATCGCCCCTCCAGATTTGTCTACTACCCCAGCCACAATTTCCCCAGTGGCCTGGGCGTGATCCTGGCTTCCTACACCTGGGGCGATGATACTGAATTCTTTATTCCCCTCAGTGATGAAAAGTGTGTTGATGTGGTGCTGGGGGACCTGGCAGAAATCCACCAGGTGCCCAAAGATTATATCCGGAGTGTCTGCAATAAGTATGTGATCAAGAAATGGGGCCTGGACAGATATTCCATGGGCTCATATGTTTCCTTCACCCAGTACCAATATGTCGACTACGCCAAGGCTCTGTTTCAGAATGAAGGGAGGATCCATTTTTCAGGAGAACTCACAGCCCAGCCTCACGCCTGGATCGACACCGCTATGAAATCTGCTGTGAGAGCAGCAAGGAACATCCATGCTGTTATTAACGCCTCACCGAAGCAGCAGCAACATGAGCTGAAAGAAAATGAACTTTAA